A window of the Lactuca sativa cultivar Salinas chromosome 7, Lsat_Salinas_v11, whole genome shotgun sequence genome harbors these coding sequences:
- the LOC111919064 gene encoding bZIP transcription factor 11 produces the protein MASSSGTTTSSGGSDLQGEMDQRKRRRMISNRESARRSRMRKQKHMDDLMTQLSQLRKENNQVMSSISMITQHFMSVEAENSVLRAQVAELSHRLHSLNDIIAVMKQPIDAGSGFAEEQYVGSDTEFGDEFINNSLSFLYACQPMLASAEMIMY, from the coding sequence ATGGCTTCCTCTAGTGGCACAACGACGTCGTCTGGTGGTTCAGATCTTCAAGGAGAAATGGATCAAAGGAAAAGGAGAAGAATGATTTCTAACAGAGAATCAGCAAGAAGATCGAGGATGAGGAAGCAAAAGCACATGGACGATTTGATGACTCAGCTGAGTCAACTCAGGAAGGAGAATAACCAGGTAATGTCTAGTATCAGTATGATCACACAGCATTTTATGAGTGTGGAGGCTGAGAACTCGGTGCTAAGAGCTCAGGTGGCGGAGCTCAGCCATCGGCTTCACTCTCTCAATGATATCATTGCCGTCATGAAACAACCAATTGACGCCGGAAGTGGGTTTGCGGAGGAACAGTACGTGGGAAGTGACACTGAGTTCGGCGACGAGTTTATCAACAACTCACTGAGTTTTCTTTACGCCTGCCAACCTATGTTGGCATCTGCCGAAATGATTATGTACTGA